CCGAGCAGGAGCTGGTTGAGCGCTTGCGGACGCTGCGTGACAAGGAGCCCTTCGATGCTTCCGCATTTGAAGTTGCGTTCAACGACGTCATAGATCGCTACGATCCGGGTTCAGATATTGAAGTCGACAACAGCATTGGTAACTTGACATTGCTTGACGCAGGTACAAACCGAAGCTACGGGAACGCTATCTTCCCTCACAAGCGGCGCAAACTCATCGCGCTGGACAAGGCGGGGCGCTTCGTTCCGCCTTGTACAAAAAATGCCTTCCTGAAGTACTACAGCACCAAGATCGACGAAATGCTGGTCTGGAGTCGAGTAGATGCGAAGGAGCACCAGCACGCACTCAGTAGTTCGCTGGTTCGCTTTTTCACATATAACGGAGCATGCGCATGAGCGAGGCACGGCAGCATTCATTCGCGACGCTCTTCTCAAGCGTAGATGGCGTTGAAATCCCTATCATCCAACGTGACTACGCCCAAGGCCGCAAGCAGTCCACCGACGTTTTGGATGGCTTTCTGACATCGTTGTGGGACGCATTGAACAGTGAGCACGAGTACGGACTTGATCTCGACTTCATCTATGGAACATTTGAGGACGGCGCAGGCAGGGTGCTCTCGCTACTTGACGGCCAGCAGCGCCTAACAACTCTGTTTCTCCTGCACTGGTACATCGCAATGTGCGAGGGGCAACTGGAAGATTTCAGGGGGCGCTGGACAAAAGGCGGACGCTCTAGGTTCACCTATGCCACGCGGCCTAGTTCTGCTGAGTTCTTCGATGCGCTCGCAAACGCCGTCATTGCGCCCCCAGCGGACGGGAAGCATTGGAACGGCAAACTCTCGGCACACTTGGTCGACAGCAATTGGTTCTTCCTGTCGTGGCGCAGCGATCCTACTGTCGCGGCTTGTCTGACCACACTCAACTCCATTGCCCAGAAGTTTGGTGTCACTAAAGGCATGTATGCGCGACTCGTGGATGAGCAGCAGCCCAAGATTACTTTCCACTTTCTCGACTTGGAGCGCTTCGGCCTGACCGACGATCTGTACATTAAAATGAATGCCCGGGGCAAACCGCTCACGCCCTTCGAGCATTTTAAGGCATGGCTTGTCAGGAGTGTGGCGTCAGAGCCTTGGGCCAGCAGATTCGATCTAGCAATGGACCAGAAGTGGATGGACCTTTTCTGGCGCCTTGCCTCCCAGAAAAAGGGCTTAGCCATTGGGCAAGCGGTTGACGAGCTTTACCTTCGCTTCATGTACGTGATGGCATTCTTCGACTCCTGTAATCGAATCGAGCGTGCTTATGGCGCATCAAGATCGACAATAGAATGGATCACGAAGTTGCGCCATGCGCGCGGCTACATCCCGCTGCGGGAACTCGAGGCCCAAGGGGCATTCAATCCCTCGAGTGCGCAAGTCGTCTCGGTGGTATTGGACCACTTCTGCGACACTGCCTCGGCGTCAGATCTGAAAACGCTGGAGAAAGCACTGGCACCTAACAGCGATTACCTCGATCTAATAAGGCTGTTCTGCGTGGTTGCTTGGGTGGACAGTCCCGCGGCGAAGTCAGGCTCGCCTGAACTGGAGAGAGAGCGGTCTAGATGGGATCGCATCACCTCAAACCTTCTCGCTAACCATCGTGTCGACGATGTCTACATAGCCATCCTTGCTGTCAAAGGGGTGCAGGCCCTGGCTTCTCACGTCGGAAATCTGTACGAATCGCTATCCAAAGCGATCGAGCCTCCCGCCGGCTTCAGTGGCGAGCAGGCAAAGGAAGAAGTGCGCAAGGTGGGACTGATTGTTGAAGATCCGACACGGGAAGCCTCGTTTATTGAAGCGGAGGCACATCCATACTTGCAAGGAAAAATTGGGTTTCTGCTTGACTTCAGCACTCCATCCGACGGGCCACTTGACCTTGACGCATTTACCCGCTACTCGGAGCGAGCTAGAGCCGTCCTCGATGAGGGCGTGCGCGCCTCCACAGACCACCTTCTTGAGCGTGCTTTGTTGTCCATGGACGACTACCTGATTGGGCGTGGATCCTCCAAGTTCTCCTTCTGCCAACCCGATGCTGGTACCTATCGTGACAGGTCGGAGAATTGGTTGAGGGTGATCGGTCGGCGCGAGTTCCAGAATCTGCTCGACCGCATCGAAGGCAATGCGAATGCTGCGCTGCAGCAAATCATCGAGACTGCAGTCTGCACGGATTGGCGGAGGTATGTCGTCGCGGAGCCGCAGCTTATTGACTATTGCGGGGAACGTCTCATACACCGTGAAGAATCAGGTGACATCTATTTGTTGTCACGCAAGCGCCTTTCCGGGTACCACGCGGAGCTAAGTAGTTACGCTCTGTTCCTTGCGCTGAAACGTTCGAAAGGTGCATTGCCGGGAATGACTTACTACTACTCTGAGACCTATGACGACACCCAACCCGCACTTGTGCTTCAAGGCTCTCAGGAGTTGAGAGTCAGCTACGGTGCTGGCGCCTGGCAGTGCAGTGGCCCAACCGGACTGGCACCGCTCCCTGAGCTCTTGCTGAAGTTCATGGGCGAGCATTGCTTCATCGCGGCGAGAGACTAGCTTGGAGGCTCACTGGGCGGTGAGCTGAGGGACTCTGACGGCCAAAAGGAGCCGGTCTCGAACGGCAGCTTCGCCAATAGCGGACGCTCAGGAACGACCGTTTCCGACCCATACAGTGCGACCTCTACGCTACGCAGTTAGCGGCTTGGGTCGAAATTGGACCGGAATATTGGTTATATTGCCCCCTCGCCTTATTG
The genomic region above belongs to Pseudomonas poae and contains:
- a CDS encoding DUF1524 domain-containing protein, with protein sequence MRTLRDKEPFDASAFEVAFNDVIDRYDPGSDIEVDNSIGNLTLLDAGTNRSYGNAIFPHKRRKLIALDKAGRFVPPCTKNAFLKYYSTKIDEMLVWSRVDAKEHQHALSSSLVRFFTYNGACA
- a CDS encoding DUF262 domain-containing protein, which encodes MSEARQHSFATLFSSVDGVEIPIIQRDYAQGRKQSTDVLDGFLTSLWDALNSEHEYGLDLDFIYGTFEDGAGRVLSLLDGQQRLTTLFLLHWYIAMCEGQLEDFRGRWTKGGRSRFTYATRPSSAEFFDALANAVIAPPADGKHWNGKLSAHLVDSNWFFLSWRSDPTVAACLTTLNSIAQKFGVTKGMYARLVDEQQPKITFHFLDLERFGLTDDLYIKMNARGKPLTPFEHFKAWLVRSVASEPWASRFDLAMDQKWMDLFWRLASQKKGLAIGQAVDELYLRFMYVMAFFDSCNRIERAYGASRSTIEWITKLRHARGYIPLRELEAQGAFNPSSAQVVSVVLDHFCDTASASDLKTLEKALAPNSDYLDLIRLFCVVAWVDSPAAKSGSPELERERSRWDRITSNLLANHRVDDVYIAILAVKGVQALASHVGNLYESLSKAIEPPAGFSGEQAKEEVRKVGLIVEDPTREASFIEAEAHPYLQGKIGFLLDFSTPSDGPLDLDAFTRYSERARAVLDEGVRASTDHLLERALLSMDDYLIGRGSSKFSFCQPDAGTYRDRSENWLRVIGRREFQNLLDRIEGNANAALQQIIETAVCTDWRRYVVAEPQLIDYCGERLIHREESGDIYLLSRKRLSGYHAELSSYALFLALKRSKGALPGMTYYYSETYDDTQPALVLQGSQELRVSYGAGAWQCSGPTGLAPLPELLLKFMGEHCFIAARD